The following proteins are encoded in a genomic region of Stutzerimonas balearica DSM 6083:
- a CDS encoding PA2778 family cysteine peptidase, with protein sequence MRLLVALCVALALGGCAQHRVAIEGKGLPPRIELTEVPFFPQQDYQCGPAALATMLAQRNIAVTPDDLVGQVYLPSRKGSLQVELVAASRAAGLLVYPLQPRLETVLTEVAAGNPVLVLQNLAFDRWPQWHFAVVVGYDLAQQQIILRSGTTRRWVGSFAQFERSWAKGERWAVLTLPPSRLPATAQELRWLQAASDLEQTQGVQQASVAYRTAVERWGSALSWFALGNSQYAGRQFGEAERAFRQAIIADGHFAPAWNNLAQLLAERGCTAGAAVARRCASQVGAQSGDAEASSRPAHACGAPPRCP encoded by the coding sequence ATCCGACTGCTCGTTGCGCTGTGCGTAGCGCTTGCGCTGGGCGGCTGCGCACAGCATCGGGTCGCCATCGAAGGGAAAGGGCTGCCGCCAAGGATCGAGTTGACCGAGGTGCCCTTTTTCCCCCAGCAGGACTATCAGTGTGGGCCTGCTGCCCTGGCGACCATGCTTGCCCAGCGCAATATCGCTGTGACTCCGGACGATCTGGTCGGGCAGGTCTATCTGCCATCCCGAAAAGGCAGCTTGCAGGTCGAACTGGTGGCAGCGTCCCGGGCTGCGGGCTTGCTGGTCTATCCGTTGCAACCTCGACTGGAGACGGTTCTGACCGAGGTTGCGGCAGGAAACCCCGTGCTGGTATTGCAGAATCTGGCGTTTGATCGATGGCCGCAGTGGCACTTCGCGGTCGTCGTGGGTTACGACCTGGCACAGCAGCAAATCATCCTGCGCTCGGGTACTACGCGCCGATGGGTTGGGAGCTTTGCGCAGTTTGAGCGGAGCTGGGCCAAGGGGGAGCGCTGGGCGGTCCTGACGCTGCCTCCCAGCCGCCTGCCAGCAACGGCGCAAGAGCTGCGCTGGCTTCAGGCGGCCAGCGATTTGGAGCAAACGCAAGGAGTGCAGCAGGCCAGTGTGGCCTACCGCACGGCCGTCGAACGGTGGGGCAGTGCGCTGTCCTGGTTCGCGCTGGGCAATAGTCAATACGCGGGCAGGCAATTTGGAGAGGCGGAGCGAGCGTTTCGCCAGGCGATCATCGCCGACGGTCACTTCGCTCCCGCCTGGAACAACCTGGCCCAGCTGTTAGCGGAGCGCGGGTGTACAGCGGGTGCAGCGGTGGCTCGTAGGTGCGCCTCACAGGTGGGGGCGCAGTCCGGTGATGCCGAGGCCTCCTCGCGGCCCGCTCATGCCTGTGGCGCGCCGCCTCGCTGCCCATAG
- a CDS encoding PA2779 family protein has protein sequence MFTSSFLRRIAAVVLMMHALLVVQVPQAQAAMIGTPEILSEHQQQVDRQQLLGMLDDQDVQKKLESMGVERQQVEKRINSLTPAELAQFNQQLDNAPAGAGVVGIIVLFLVIFIITDMLCATNIFNFVNCINR, from the coding sequence ATGTTCACTTCGTCTTTTCTACGGCGTATCGCTGCAGTGGTGTTGATGATGCACGCGCTGCTTGTTGTTCAGGTTCCTCAGGCTCAGGCGGCCATGATCGGTACGCCGGAGATCCTCTCGGAACATCAGCAGCAGGTCGATCGCCAGCAATTGCTCGGCATGCTCGACGACCAGGACGTACAGAAAAAGCTCGAGTCAATGGGAGTCGAGCGGCAGCAGGTCGAAAAGCGCATCAACAGTCTGACGCCAGCGGAACTGGCGCAGTTCAATCAGCAGTTGGATAACGCTCCCGCTGGCGCCGGTGTTGTCGGCATCATCGTCCTGTTTCTGGTGATCTTCATCATCACTGACATGCTCTGTGCGACCAACATCTTCAACTTCGTCAATTGCATCAACCGTTGA
- a CDS encoding I78 family peptidase inhibitor, with translation MHVSAKHLWAILAVSSLGACSSPPPATHSPSLQGCNAEAVHSMIGKTATPALLEKARELAGAQRARVLRPNDVVTLEYDSQRLNLHTDEELTIERIHCG, from the coding sequence ATGCATGTTTCAGCAAAGCACCTCTGGGCGATTCTTGCAGTGTCGTCTCTCGGCGCTTGCAGTTCGCCGCCTCCAGCCACCCATTCTCCGAGCCTCCAGGGATGCAATGCCGAAGCCGTTCATTCAATGATCGGCAAGACAGCGACCCCGGCCCTGCTCGAAAAGGCCCGAGAGCTTGCGGGCGCTCAGCGCGCACGCGTACTGCGTCCTAATGACGTGGTGACATTGGAATACGACTCACAGCGGCTGAACCTGCATACCGATGAAGAACTGACCATCGAGCGCATTCACTGCGGATAG
- a CDS encoding acyltransferase family protein has product MKERNVWVDYAKAIGIILVVYGHVARGVFNAGLPMDEARYALVDSIIYSFHMPLFFFLSGLFFYDSLVKRGKGGLIINKVDTIVYPFIVWSLLQGFIEVVLSRYTNGQVTVTEVLSLLWMPRAQFWFLYALFLVFVVCAFTYSRADRRYFLPLVVLFGLLFVFQKDIATEGPLRFILGNTVFFALGVWFNEVKAFFMARCAQLSAFFGVLFVVGQYLFHVTYGLNYTVGGLPVLALATVSIFFMAALSMWLGQFRVDWLLFIGASSMTIYLMHILAGSGARVILSKFMGIDSIPLHLVVGTLVGLLAPLAAQWVITRFNLSFLLTPPRPVSATNLHMRKAVAQ; this is encoded by the coding sequence ATGAAGGAGAGAAACGTCTGGGTCGACTACGCCAAAGCGATCGGGATCATTCTGGTGGTATACGGGCATGTAGCACGCGGCGTCTTCAATGCCGGGCTGCCGATGGATGAAGCCCGGTACGCGCTGGTCGACAGCATTATCTACAGCTTCCACATGCCGCTGTTCTTCTTTCTGTCGGGGCTGTTCTTTTACGATTCGCTGGTCAAGCGCGGGAAGGGTGGCCTGATCATCAACAAGGTCGACACGATCGTCTACCCGTTTATCGTCTGGTCTCTTTTGCAGGGCTTCATCGAGGTCGTGCTGTCCAGATACACCAACGGCCAGGTAACCGTGACAGAGGTGCTGTCGCTGTTATGGATGCCTCGGGCGCAGTTCTGGTTCCTGTATGCCCTGTTCCTGGTGTTCGTGGTTTGCGCTTTCACCTACAGCCGGGCGGACCGTCGCTACTTTCTGCCACTCGTAGTGCTGTTCGGTTTGCTTTTTGTTTTTCAAAAGGACATTGCCACCGAGGGGCCGCTTCGTTTCATTCTGGGTAACACGGTGTTCTTTGCCCTCGGGGTCTGGTTCAACGAAGTGAAGGCTTTCTTCATGGCTCGTTGCGCCCAGTTGAGCGCTTTCTTCGGTGTCTTGTTCGTCGTCGGCCAATACCTGTTCCATGTGACCTATGGCCTGAATTACACCGTGGGCGGGCTGCCAGTGCTTGCGTTGGCGACCGTGTCGATCTTTTTCATGGCGGCCCTATCGATGTGGCTCGGGCAGTTCCGTGTCGACTGGCTGTTGTTCATCGGGGCGTCGTCCATGACGATCTATCTGATGCACATCCTGGCCGGTAGCGGGGCGAGGGTGATTCTCAGCAAGTTCATGGGCATCGACTCGATTCCTCTGCATCTGGTCGTCGGCACGTTGGTTGGCTTGCTGGCGCCGCTGGCTGCGCAGTGGGTCATTACGCGCTTCAACCTGAGCTTCCTGTTGACGCCTCCAAGGCCTGTTTCGGCAACCAATCTGCATATGCGCAAGGCGGTGGCTCAGTAG
- the mobA gene encoding molybdenum cofactor guanylyltransferase MobA: METDARSATSVLILAGGRGQRMGGRDKGLISWRGKPLIQWLCDAARPVTDDLLISCNRNYDAYAEHADRLVCDDDDTFPGPLAGIRAGLAAARHSRLLVLPCDTPLIDSNLLWAMLHKALERPDQPLMLRQRGQLEPLFCVIPKRLAATFERSWQQGLRSPRQVLLAQSCALLDLDDTDPRLANLNDPTLLRQALPDGT, from the coding sequence ATGGAAACAGATGCTCGCAGCGCAACGTCCGTACTGATTCTCGCCGGCGGTCGCGGCCAGCGTATGGGCGGCCGGGACAAGGGCCTGATCAGTTGGCGCGGCAAACCCCTGATTCAATGGCTATGTGACGCTGCGCGCCCCGTAACCGACGACCTGCTGATCTCCTGCAATCGCAATTACGACGCCTATGCAGAACACGCAGACCGGCTGGTATGCGATGACGACGACACATTTCCGGGCCCATTGGCAGGCATTCGCGCCGGATTGGCGGCTGCACGCCACTCTCGCTTGCTCGTACTGCCATGCGATACCCCGCTGATAGATAGCAACCTGCTCTGGGCCATGCTCCACAAGGCGCTCGAAAGGCCCGACCAGCCACTCATGCTGCGCCAGCGCGGCCAACTGGAGCCGCTGTTCTGCGTCATTCCAAAACGCCTGGCGGCGACATTTGAGCGATCCTGGCAACAGGGTTTGCGCAGCCCCCGCCAAGTACTCCTGGCTCAGTCCTGCGCGCTCCTGGACCTGGACGACACGGATCCACGTCTGGCCAACCTCAACGACCCCACTCTACTTCGACAAGCGCTCCCAGACGGAACTTGA
- a CDS encoding YgdI/YgdR family lipoprotein, giving the protein MRPILPTCVIAAGFALLTGCANPSVITLNDGREIQTMDTPEYDDESGFYEYEQLDGKPGKVNKDRVRTVREL; this is encoded by the coding sequence ATGCGCCCAATTCTTCCGACCTGCGTGATTGCCGCCGGCTTTGCATTGTTGACCGGTTGCGCGAACCCGAGCGTCATAACGCTGAACGATGGCCGGGAAATCCAGACCATGGATACCCCCGAGTACGACGACGAGTCTGGCTTCTATGAATACGAGCAACTCGATGGCAAGCCAGGCAAAGTGAACAAGGACCGTGTCCGCACAGTACGTGAGCTGTAA
- a CDS encoding glutaredoxin family protein, with amino-acid sequence MLPECQLFGTLGCHLCEQAEGLLMPLVERGLLVELLDIADDERWVDEYGLRIPVLRRADSGEELDWPFELEQVVLFLQR; translated from the coding sequence ATGCTGCCCGAATGCCAATTGTTCGGAACCCTGGGGTGTCACCTGTGCGAGCAGGCAGAAGGATTATTGATGCCGCTCGTGGAGCGAGGCCTGCTCGTCGAGTTGCTGGACATCGCCGATGACGAGCGCTGGGTGGACGAGTATGGCTTGCGGATCCCGGTGCTGCGCAGGGCGGACAGCGGCGAAGAGCTCGATTGGCCGTTCGAACTCGAGCAGGTCGTGCTGTTTCTGCAGCGATGA